The DNA window TTTGATTAGAGGAAGAATTATAACCGACGCTATCAAGAAAAACTCAGAACGAAAAATCAGAAATTACTATATCGACAAGGGATTTCTGAATGTGGACATAAGCAGTAATATCGAAGAGGACCCTATATTAAAAAACAGCGTTGTTCTGAATTTCATAATCGAGAAAAAGGAAAAGGTAAAAATTAAAGAAATCGTTTTTGAAGGAAACGAAGCAGCTAAAGATTCCAAGTTGAGGAAAAAAATGAAGGGGAATCATGAAAAGGTCAGAATAAGCCTTGGTAAAAATATCAATCGTGATCTTCTCAAATTGGACAAAATCACATTCAGGACATTATTTAAGAGAGCAAAAGAACTGGAACCTGAGGATTTCCAATATTACATTACTTCTAATCTTAAGCTTAATTTTTTCAACAATGCCAAATTCAGCAAAGGTGCATTGGAAGAGGATAAAGAAAACATTATTTCCTATTATAATTCACTAGGTTATCGGGATGCGGAAATCGTCACTGATACTGTTTTTCAATTAAATCCTGAAGAACTTAAAATCCGAATGACGGTGGATGAAGGCAATAAGTATTACTTCAGAAATATTGAGTGGAGCGGTAATTATATTCATACTGAAGAAGAATTGTCGGCGATTCTCAATGTTAACAAGGGAGATATTTACGATCGTGAGGAGTTGAGCAGAAGATTAAATTTCAATCCAAATGGTTTTGACGTCACCTCCCTCTACATGGATGATGGCTATTTGTTTTTCAGCGTTCAACCCATTGAGACAAGAATAATTGGCGATTCGGTGGATATGGAAATGCGAATTTACGAAGGGGAGCAGGCCACCATCAACGAAATTATAATCAGAGGAAATACCGTAACATCAGACGATGTAATCAGAAGAGAAATACGAACCTATCCTGGCTATAAATTCAGTCGAAGAGATGTCATCAGAACACAGACCTTTCTAGCTCAGTTGGGATATTTTGACCCAGAAAAAATTGGAATTAATCCTATGCCTAATCCTATAGATGGTACTGTTGATATTGAATATGTAGTAGAAGAACGGCCGAGTAATCAAATAGAATTATCCGGAGGATGGGGAGGTGCATTTGGGTTTGTTGGAAGCCTTGGATTGGTGATCAATAATTTCTCAACAAAGAAAATGCTTAAACTGAGCGAATGGAGTCCGCTTCCTAGTGGTGACGGCCAAAGGCTTTCACTCAGGGCTCAGGCCAATGGCAGAAGATTTCAAACTTACAGTTTGTCATTTACAGAGCCCTGGTTGGGTGGAAGAAAACCTCATTCATTAACCGTGAGTTTTACACATTCGAGGCAAAACCTTATCAGCACATTTACCAATGAAAAATTTGGTCATTTCTACATCTCAGGAGTTACACTTGGTTTGGGCCGCCGTTTGACTTGGCCGGATGACTATTTTGTTTTGAATAATACTGCATCTTTATTATTCTATGATTTGAACAATTTTGGAGTAGGAGGAAATCTTAATCTCGACGGAATTGCCAGAAACTTCTCTTTGATAAATACTATCTCAAGAAATTCTGTTGATAACCCAACCTATCCAAGAACGGGCTCTCAGGTTTCATTAAGTATGATTCTAACGCCTCCTTATTCGTTGTTCAGAGATAACAACAATTTTGAAACTGATGCTGAAAGGTTTAGATGGATAGAATATCACAAATGGATGATTGACAACTCATGGTACATGAGTTTAGTAGGTAATCTTGTTTTGAACGGTAGAATGCATTTTGGATTTGTCGGCTCTTATAACAAAGACATAGGTGTTACTCCATTCGAACGATTTACCCTTGGTGGATCGGGCTTGACCGGGTTTAATCCTCTATTGGGAACAGAGGTTATCGGTTTGAGAGGTTATGAAGATGCCTCACTAAATCCATATTTGTTAGGAGAAAATGTGAGCAATACATCATTTGATCAGCTTACACCCAGTCAACTGGCAACTCCGGGCCTTGCGTTTACTAAATACGTAATGGAATTGAGATATCCTTTATCATTGAATCCATCTGCTACTATATATTTACAGACGTTTTTTGAGGCGGGAAATAACTTTGCCTATTTTGAAGACTTCAACCCCTTTGACTTGTATCGCTCGGTTGGTGTGGGAGCGAGGATTTTCATGCCGGCATTTGGATTAATAGGTGTGGACTATGGTTACGGGCTGGATCCGGTACCGGGAAGACAGGGAGTAAACGGTTCTCAATTTCATTTTTCTATAGGGCAACAGATACGATAATACATCTCTTATGAAAAAGATCGCATTATTTTTATTTTTGGCACCCATTTTGTCGTATGATTTGAGCGCACAGCGTTTTGGCTATGTAGATGCGAATTTTATTCTGACACAGATGCCTGATTATAAAAAGGCGGAAGAAGAAGTTAATTCGCTCTCCAAAGCATGGCAGGATGAGATTTCAAAAATGAAATCAGAGATTCAGTCCATGTACGATGAGCTAAAAGCTGAAGAAGTGTTGTTGACAAAGGAAATGGTTGATGAAAGGAAAAATAAAATCAAAGCAAAAGAAGAGGCTTTGAAAGAATATCAGCAAAAAACTTTTGGCTACGATGGGCTCTTGTTTTTAAAAAGACAGGAGTTGATACAGCCGGTGCAGGACAAGATATATGAGGCAATAGAAGAAATTTCCAGACAAAAAAAGCTTCATATAATGTTTGACAAATCAGGTGATCTGGTGATGTTATATACAGATCCGCGATATGATTATACTGATTTTGTTCTGGAAGAACTCGGATTGAAAGAACCCGAAGAATTGGAAGAGTAAAAAACGAAAAATTATAAAAATGAAAAAAATATATCTCATACTATTGACCGTCGCTCTTTTTGGGAGCCAGAATGTTTTTGCACAGAATCTCAAAATAGGATATGCCAGTCCTAATTATATTTTGGCAAGCATGCCTCAAAGCAAGCAAATTGAATCGCAGCTTGATACCTATGGCAAACAATTGGAAAATCAATTGGACAATAAGATTAAGGAGTTTGAAGGCAAGTATCAGGCTTATGAGGCAGGTAAATCTACGATGACTGAACTTATCAGAGCTGATAAGGAGCAGGAGCTTCAAATGATGAATAAATCGATCCAGGATTTTC is part of the Hyphobacterium sp. CCMP332 genome and encodes:
- a CDS encoding BamA/TamA family outer membrane protein, encoding MRRSILLITILFIYSISWAQIRLGERKAFDISYSNPVEYEIGGIEVTGVSNLDETSLISVSGLKVGDKINIPGDEISGAIRKLWKQGILGDVKILVTKVEGNFVFLEIRLSERPRLSKFGFREKKKGKIENLKKGEADELKEKLNLIRGRIITDAIKKNSERKIRNYYIDKGFLNVDISSNIEEDPILKNSVVLNFIIEKKEKVKIKEIVFEGNEAAKDSKLRKKMKGNHEKVRISLGKNINRDLLKLDKITFRTLFKRAKELEPEDFQYYITSNLKLNFFNNAKFSKGALEEDKENIISYYNSLGYRDAEIVTDTVFQLNPEELKIRMTVDEGNKYYFRNIEWSGNYIHTEEELSAILNVNKGDIYDREELSRRLNFNPNGFDVTSLYMDDGYLFFSVQPIETRIIGDSVDMEMRIYEGEQATINEIIIRGNTVTSDDVIRREIRTYPGYKFSRRDVIRTQTFLAQLGYFDPEKIGINPMPNPIDGTVDIEYVVEERPSNQIELSGGWGGAFGFVGSLGLVINNFSTKKMLKLSEWSPLPSGDGQRLSLRAQANGRRFQTYSLSFTEPWLGGRKPHSLTVSFTHSRQNLISTFTNEKFGHFYISGVTLGLGRRLTWPDDYFVLNNTASLLFYDLNNFGVGGNLNLDGIARNFSLINTISRNSVDNPTYPRTGSQVSLSMILTPPYSLFRDNNNFETDAERFRWIEYHKWMIDNSWYMSLVGNLVLNGRMHFGFVGSYNKDIGVTPFERFTLGGSGLTGFNPLLGTEVIGLRGYEDASLNPYLLGENVSNTSFDQLTPSQLATPGLAFTKYVMELRYPLSLNPSATIYLQTFFEAGNNFAYFEDFNPFDLYRSVGVGARIFMPAFGLIGVDYGYGLDPVPGRQGVNGSQFHFSIGQQIR
- a CDS encoding OmpH family outer membrane protein codes for the protein MKKIALFLFLAPILSYDLSAQRFGYVDANFILTQMPDYKKAEEEVNSLSKAWQDEISKMKSEIQSMYDELKAEEVLLTKEMVDERKNKIKAKEEALKEYQQKTFGYDGLLFLKRQELIQPVQDKIYEAIEEISRQKKLHIMFDKSGDLVMLYTDPRYDYTDFVLEELGLKEPEELEE
- a CDS encoding OmpH family outer membrane protein encodes the protein MKKIYLILLTVALFGSQNVFAQNLKIGYASPNYILASMPQSKQIESQLDTYGKQLENQLDNKIKEFEGKYQAYEAGKSTMTELIRADKEQELQMMNKSIQDFQKKAQDDLQKKENELLAPLVDKVNNAINQVAAEKGYTYIFSSDAALGASFILHAPEGDDVSDLVLAKLGVTKK